Within the Thermostichus lividus PCC 6715 genome, the region AGGACCAATGACTAGGCCAATGGTATCGGCGGGGATCTGCAACGTCAGCAACCGTGGCACACTATCGCGCAACTCTAAGCGGTGGGTGCCAATAACCGCCAACATTTTTTCAAGAATATGCAGTCGGGCGGGTCGTGCCTGCTCAATCGCCTGCTTGATCACCGCCACGGGTAGGCCGGTAATTTTCATGTCCATTTGCAGGGCGGTGATGCCACTATCTGTCCCCGCAACTTTGAAGTCCATATCTCCAAGAAAATCCTCAATGCCCTGAATATCGGTGAGGATGCGAATTTCATCGCCTTCTTTAATCAGCCCCATCGCTGCGCCACTCACCGGTTTGCTAATGGGCACGCCGGTATCCATCAGCGAGAGGGTGGAGCCGCAGACTGATGCCATGGAGGTGGAGCCATCGGAGGACAACACTTCCGACACAACACGGATGACGTAGGGAAACTGATCTTTGGGCGGTAGCACTGGTTCAAGGGCACGCTCTGCAAGGGCACCATGGCCAATCTCCCGTCGTCCGGGAGAGCGCAACGGCCTGACTTCCCCCACAGAATAGGGGGGAAAGTTGTAGTGGTGGAGGTAGCGCTTCGTGTCTTCGGGGTGGAGATCGTCGAGCGCTTGGGCATCTGCCGGGGAGCCAAGGGTGGTCACCGACAAGACTTGGGTTAGGCCACGGTTAAACAGGGCACTGCCATGGACGCGATCTGGCAGCACACCAACTTCGCACCAAATGGGTCGTACTTCGTCTAAACGGCGACCATCCACCCGCACGCCCTCGGTAATAATTTGCTGACGCATCAGTTTCTTGGTGACGGCCTTAAAGAGGGTGGCCAGGGCTTTAGGGTTGGCGGCGGCGGCAACAGCCACTGGATCCTCTGGGGGCAGATTGGCAATCTCTTGGGCGATCGCCCCTTGCACCTCATCTAGGGCAGCATCCCGAACATTTTTATCTTTCTCAAAGCGCTTGAGAATCGCCTTCACAGGATCAACGGCGCGTTCATAGATAAAGTTTTCTAGGGTGGGGTCAACCACTGGCGGCGGCGCTTGGACAATCTCTAGCCCTAGCTCTGTGAGCAGATCCCGCTGGGCTTGGATGAGGTCTTGGATGACTTCATAGCCAAAATCAATGGCCTCGACCATATCGGCTTCAGGGAGTTGGTTGGCGCCGGCTTCGACCATCACCACACCGTCAGGCGTACCTGCCACGACTAAATCAAGGCCACCGCGTTCAATTTCTTGGTAGGTGGGGTTAATAATAAATTCATCCCCGACCAGTCCCACCCGAACCGCCGCCATCGGGCCATGAAAGGGAATTTGCGCCAGCAACACGGCGATGGAGGCACCGGTGACTGCCAACACATCAGGGGGCACATTTTCATCGAGGGACACCGTAGTCGCAACCACTTGCAAATCATCCCGTAACCACTGGGGAAAGAGGGGCCGCAAGGGACGGTCGATGAGGCGACCAATGAGAATTGCTTTTTCGGGGGGGCGACCTTCACGCCGTAAAAAACCGCCAGGAATGCGACCAGCGGCATAAAGACGCTCTTCGTAGTCCACGACAAGGGGGAGAAAATCGATACCTTCGCGGGCACCGGCGCGATTGGCTGTCACGAGAACTGCTGTTTCACCGGAGCTGATGAGAATTGAACCCGCTGCCTGGGGTGCAAACTTTTGCAGTACAACCTTAATATCCCTGCCATCTAGGGGGATAATCTTTTCCAGACCATTCATTTGTGCTCTATTCTGTCCTTTTATTTCTTCTTCTTTACTAGGATAGCTGCTTCTGCTCCTAATCCGCTGTCTCAATGCTCGAGGATCAAGCGGCTGCCGCAAAGAGCAGCAAGGCTGGGGGTGGCAGTCCAATTCTGGGTCAGCAGTATTTGCAGCAACTGCGCCGATCGCTGGCTGGCGGCTTCTGGGCTGAGACCTAAGTAAAAACTAGCGGTGTGATGGCTATCGGTATGTACGGTTTGCAACAAGTCATCGGCATAGTGCAATGCTTTTTGGAGTTGGGTTTGCAGATTTGTCCACACATCCAAATTGCGGAGGTTGCTCAGGGTTTCAGCGACAACATCTTGGCGGTGTTGTAGAAAAATGGTGCGCCCTTGCAGTTCAACAGGTAAATCGGCAAAGAGAATCACTGGCCCGTAGCCAATGATATGGACGGTCTCCATCCATTTGGTTTGGGGCAGGAGTAATTCCCGCACAATGTGGCAGGCTAAGGCTGTAATGATCAGCCCTTGACTGTGAGCCACTAGGTATAATTCAGCACCGGCTTGTAGCCCTTTGACAATTTCGTAGGCGAGGCGCAGGGTGGGACGGGGTGCCCCTGCCGGGAATACGCCGT harbors:
- a CDS encoding polyribonucleotide nucleotidyltransferase, encoding MNGLEKIIPLDGRDIKVVLQKFAPQAAGSILISSGETAVLVTANRAGAREGIDFLPLVVDYEERLYAAGRIPGGFLRREGRPPEKAILIGRLIDRPLRPLFPQWLRDDLQVVATTVSLDENVPPDVLAVTGASIAVLLAQIPFHGPMAAVRVGLVGDEFIINPTYQEIERGGLDLVVAGTPDGVVMVEAGANQLPEADMVEAIDFGYEVIQDLIQAQRDLLTELGLEIVQAPPPVVDPTLENFIYERAVDPVKAILKRFEKDKNVRDAALDEVQGAIAQEIANLPPEDPVAVAAAANPKALATLFKAVTKKLMRQQIITEGVRVDGRRLDEVRPIWCEVGVLPDRVHGSALFNRGLTQVLSVTTLGSPADAQALDDLHPEDTKRYLHHYNFPPYSVGEVRPLRSPGRREIGHGALAERALEPVLPPKDQFPYVIRVVSEVLSSDGSTSMASVCGSTLSLMDTGVPISKPVSGAAMGLIKEGDEIRILTDIQGIEDFLGDMDFKVAGTDSGITALQMDMKITGLPVAVIKQAIEQARPARLHILEKMLAVIGTHRLELRDSVPRLLTLQIPADTIGLVIGPGGKTVRGISEQFGVKIDIAEDGIVTISAPNAANAKQARSAIEALTRKLNAGDVYLGKVTRIIPIGAFVEFLPGKEGMIHISQLAEYRVGKVEDEVNVGDEIVVKIREVDNKGRINLTRLGIHPDEAQAVHARANR